Proteins encoded in a region of the Triticum dicoccoides isolate Atlit2015 ecotype Zavitan chromosome 3A, WEW_v2.0, whole genome shotgun sequence genome:
- the LOC119266753 gene encoding uncharacterized protein LOC119266753 — protein sequence MAEGTDTVRAPGDAEEMEKGEIAGAAAGADGDSAAPQPVEPTWAFWIGNGNPQEESAGRGNTVHTFSTVDDFLSLYNNILHPSKLGVGADLHCFKNKIEPKCEGPICANGGAWTISCGEGKSQPLWLDTLLALIGGQFEYGNEICGAVLSVCGKQETIAIWIKDATNEAAQLSIGKQWKEFLEYKDSVEFIVHDSDATAVQCWSSTFPDDPLDVIYNKVPSHCSRVRFAAVCRSWCTAASRHPALPELPWLLLSPRDRDTTKRLYCPEDSKILCISLPSDFIGNWFVGCHGGGWVASFEPPPFRILNIFSSVEVALSEKQKGIVCPGRLGQIIIWKIIFSKPPTSSDCIIAAITDNHGIALCRVGCPNGGWTTKGHVSYTMELADIAFCNGKLYGLTRDRWELVKFEIGADEDGAPVVTAVDRLVVTVEHQQPPSVWANRVDASYIFELHGKLATAVRSPWSPNLRPFFKVFELVDIDTSEGMAHGTHKWTEVMSLGDFALFLGPNSSKAVHVSADRRGGVKRNHIYYSYHRRLAQKEVLLSTDLVFLTSSNADGDSVYYREDESLSAAVGGVHRIGAVGYYVRGSPNPPVWLLPLA from the exons ATGGCCGAGGGCACCGACACGGTGCGCGCGCCCGGCGACGCGGAGGAGATGGAGAAGGGAGAGATCGCAGGCGCCGCCGCCGGTGCCGACGGCGACTCCGCCGCGCCCCAGCCGGTGGAGCCCACCTGGGCTTTCTGGATCGGCAACGGCAACCCGCAGGAGGAGTCCGCCGGCCGGGGGAACACCGTCCACACCTTCTCCACCGTCGACGACTTCTTGAG CCTTTACAATAATATCCTCCACCCTAGTAAATTGGGTGTGGGAGCTGACCTCCATTGCTTCAAGAATAAGATTGAGCCGAAATGCGAAGGCCCCATATGTGCTAATGGAGGTGCATGGACCATCAGTTGTGGCGAAGGGAAATCGCAGCCATTGTGGTTGGATACA CTACTGGCATTGATTGGTGGACAATTCGAATATGGTAATGAAATTTGTGGAGCGGTCCTTAGCGTGTGTGGGAAGCAGGAAACAATAGCTATATGGATTAAAGATGCTACTAACGAAGCTGCTCAG CTAAGCATTGGCAAGCAGTGGAAGGAATTTCTGGAGTACAAGGACTCAGTTGAGTTCATTGTTCATGATAGTGATGCAACGGCAGTACAATGCTGGTCTTCCACGTTTCCCGATGATCCCCTTGACGTCATCTACAACAAGGTCCCCAGTCACTGCAGCCGCGTGCGCTTTGCTGCCGTCTGCAGATCGTGGTGCACTGCAGCTTCGCGGCACCCCGCGCTGCCTGAACTCCCGTGGCTGCTCCTCTCACCACGCGACCGTGACACAACGAAGCGCCTCTACTGTCCTGAGGACAGCAAGATCCTGTGCATCTCGCTCCCGAGCGATTTCATCGGCAACTGGTTCGTCGGCTGTCATGGTGGTGGCTGGGTTGCATCATTCGAACCACCACCGTTCAGGATCTTGAACATTTTCTCCAGTGTTGAGGTTGCGCTCTCTGAGAAACAGAAGGGGATCGTTTGCCCAGGCCGCCTTGGCCAGATCATCATTTGGAAAATCATCTTCTCCAAACCACCCACCTCAAGTGACTGTATCATTGCTGCCATCACCGACAATCACGGCATCGCGCTCTGCAGGGTTGGGTGTCCGAACGGTGGGTGGACAACAAAAGGACATGTAAGCTACACCATGGAGCTTGCAGACATCGCCTTTTGCAACGGTAAGCTCTATGGTCTCACACGGGACAGATGGGAACTTGTCAAGTTTGAGatcggtgctgatgaagatggtgcgCCCGTGGTCACAGCCGTTGATCGGCTAGTGGTCACTGTCGAGCACCAGCAGCCCCCCAGTGTCTGGGCCAACCGGGTGGATGCCAGCTACATTTTTGAGCTACACGGCAAGCTTGCGACGGCGGTGAGGTCCCCATGGTCACCCAACCTCAGACCTTTCTTCAAAGTGTTCGAACTTGTTGACATCGACACCAGCGAGGGGATGGCACATGGCACACACAAATGGACAGAGGTGATGAGCTTGGGTGACTTTGCCCTATTCCTGGGTCCAAACAGCTCCAAGGCGGTGCATGTGTCAGCAGACAGGCGCGGCGGTGTGAAGAGAAACCACATCTACTACTCCTACCATCGCCGCTTAGCGCAGAAGGAGGTCCTTCTCAGCACTGACCTGGTGTTCCTGACAAGCTCCAACGCTGATGGTGATTCCGTGTACTACAGGGAAGATGAAAGCTTATCCGCAGCCGTGGGCGGGGTTCATAGGATTGGGGCAGTAGGATACTATGTCAGGGGTAGCCCTAATCCTCCAGTGTGGCTTCTCCCCCTAGCATAG